A portion of the Streptococcus urinalis 2285-97 genome contains these proteins:
- the proC gene encoding pyrroline-5-carboxylate reductase, with protein sequence MKIGFIGVGKMASAIINAIKETDTSIIISGSSLERSIEIAKKLGVDYAKSHQELIDQVDLVVLGVKPQKFPSVLNGLIFKQAIMSMAAGITLEKLQQLTDDKLPLIRIMPNMNAIIRESTTAITFNEKASDKWKGYCLQLTNQFGKTYEIEEKDFDTFTALAGSSPAFIYQFIEAMAKAGVNNGISKDKALEIVEQTVMASALNLQETNSNPNDLIDAICSPGGTTIAGLMDLEKNHFTHTISSAIDQTITKAKRL encoded by the coding sequence ATGAAAATTGGATTTATTGGTGTTGGAAAAATGGCTAGTGCCATTATAAATGCGATAAAAGAAACTGATACTAGTATTATTATTTCAGGTTCAAGCCTTGAAAGATCTATTGAAATTGCTAAAAAGCTTGGTGTAGACTACGCAAAATCTCATCAAGAATTAATAGATCAAGTTGATTTAGTAGTTCTGGGAGTTAAACCTCAAAAGTTTCCTTCTGTTTTAAATGGTCTTATTTTCAAGCAAGCAATCATGTCAATGGCTGCTGGTATCACTTTAGAAAAACTCCAACAATTAACTGATGACAAATTACCGCTTATTAGAATAATGCCTAATATGAATGCGATAATTAGAGAGAGCACTACAGCTATCACTTTTAATGAAAAGGCCTCCGACAAATGGAAAGGATACTGCCTTCAATTAACAAATCAATTTGGAAAAACTTATGAAATTGAGGAAAAAGACTTTGATACTTTTACAGCATTAGCTGGATCTAGTCCTGCCTTTATTTACCAATTTATAGAAGCTATGGCTAAAGCTGGTGTGAATAATGGTATTTCTAAAGATAAAGCATTAGAAATTGTAGAACAGACTGTGATGGCAAGTGCTCTCAACCTACAAGAAACTAATTCCAATCCTAATGACCTCATAGATGCAATTTGTAGTCCTGGTGGAACAACCATTGCAGGCTTAATGGATCTTGAAAAAAATCACTTTACTCACACAATCAGCTCTGCTATTGACCAAACAATAACTAAAGCCAAAAGACTTTGA